In the genome of Chryseobacterium sp. 52, the window AAAAATAACCCCTGTTGGCCTTTCTAGCCATAAGCCTCCAACATACTTGTCTTCGATTAAAAGGAGCCCCCTTTTTATAATGTAAGAAAACACCGATTTTTTTTCATAATCATACATTGACTGTCTACTTTCAAAACCTAAGAAAATGGCAAGACCTGTCACACTTGGCCGTTCTGGATTTCTTATCCATTCTTCATACTCATATGTTTCCGTTACCTCTGTTACCGTCCCATCAAGATTTTTTGTTTTCGAATACCTTTCTCCTGGCTTCATTATAAACTCACCTTTGATGTATTCGAAGTATTCATCAATCTTTTCTTTTACCTCTACAGGATCAGAGTAGATAGGTGGAGCTCCTCCGGAGTTTCCTAATGCTATGGAATTTCCTTTTGCAAACTTTCCGTCTGGATCTCTGCCTTCAATGTCTTTCATATCCTTTGCCATGAGTTTAATCGTTACTTAGTTTAATGAAATCATCAAAGTCAGCATCCCAATCTTCTATTTTTCCAGAAGTGTCAACGTTCAAGATGATGTAATCACCAAATCCATTCTGTCCTATAGATAAACAGTCGATCACATAACCTTCCAATCTTTTAATAATTTCTCCTTTTTCGTCTCTCAGTGTATAAATACCTTCATCACATACTTTGTAATGAATTTCTGCGACTTTGCCTATCTCCCAGTTTTTTATAATACCAGTTTCAATATCTATGATAGGACACCAAATATCATTTGATCTACATGGAATTAAGCCACCTTCAACGTCTTCAATATCATTCACCTTGGCATCTTCCCAGTATCTTACTTTTGCTTCAACCAGAAGCTCTTTTATGTCAAATTCTTTTTCGACTTGTAATGTTATTTTCATGCTAAATTATTGTATTAATAGTGTGTTACAAATATACTGAAAGTTTATCATAGTTATACCTTTTTACCGCATGTTTGAGGTACATTCCTTTCTGTCTTTCTTGGCTTCATATTCCAACTATAGTCCAACTCATAATTGTGGGAGTTTCCTTCGAGGTCATACTTATCATTGCTGAAAGATATTTTTACAAAGGTCCTGATACCTTCATACAATGAATAATCATTTACTTTATGGATGTTATACTGGTCCAGCCTCAGAAGAGTATTATCAGCATGATGCCATTCATTTTCCACCAATGCTTGTTTCTTCATTTCTTTCAACGAAACCTCATCATCTAAAGTCAGATTGAACTTTGAACAATTGAAGATTGTCGGATTCCGATCACTCCAAATGTAATTCACATCATCAGTTAGGAATCCATCTGAATGATATCCCGGACGGTTCATTGATTTCTTCTTTGATACATACTGACGTTTTACTGTCAGGTATACATAGGATTTATTAAACCTTTCTACTCCGTAGACATTCTTAAAGTCACTCATAGCATGGATAATTATTCCGTAGAATGGCCCCAGTCTTGGTTCCACATTGAAAACCTTTTGATCCTTCAACTTTATGGGAAGATATTGGTAAAACATCATTTCCTTACAGTCTATTTCCATTCTCCGTATCACCGCGGGCTTTTCCCCGTAATACTTTAAGAATTCCGCCTTCCTGGACTTGAATAAATTTTCAAAGGTATTCACATCCATGGAATCGATCGACTTGGTTTTTACATTCTTGAAAATGACCTGGCCGGCTGCTATCTTGGTGATCTCAAAATCCAATCCTGAATATTTGAATCTGTTTCCCTCGGTATAAGATATTGTCTTCATTTATGATTGACTTTTTTTAGTGATTTTGTTTATTTCTTTTTCGTACGCTTTGAATTCTTTTCTGAACTTCAGGAAGTATTTGATGTAAATGAAAAATTTTTTCATGATTTGTTTATTGTTTGGTTGTCGTAATTGCTATAGTATTTCAAAAACGTGAAAAACTAACTCACTATTATGAAGGTGATAAGATCCTATGTAATCCATCTCGTTTTCTGGCAAAACGTGTCCAGTGCCAAAGGTTAAGAACGTCCTATCTCCGACTGCATTTGATGTATCTAATTTAACCCAAAGACAAGGAGTGCCATGCTGATCTTTGAGCTTTAATATTTCAGCACCAACGTGCATTGTAATAGTCTGCTGATCTGTTGTTTTTAATGGATATTTATAAATTGTTTTCATTTATCTTATTTTAAAGTTGCTTTGTTTATATACTCCGATTCATCCAGGTTGAAGACATTGAAGTGCCATTCTATTAATTTAATAACTACTTCAAAAGGTAAAAACTTAATATCGAACGCGGAATTATGATTTGCAATAGATTCTAAATCCTTTATTAGTTTAATATTACCATGGTCGTATTCGACTGGATAAGAATCGTGATCATCAGTAATTTCAAAGTATTCAACAGGTACAAACGTTTCCCCCTCATGCTCTATTTCCTTTGTTAGGTAGGATAGGTGATAAAGGATGGGTTTAACTTCTGAATGCTTAATATAATCAGGATTGTTAGATTTGTTATCAACCAATAGACTTACGCTATGAAATGGTTGTTCTCTTACCCCTAATAATTTACCTATTCTTTTTTCAGAATATTTTGTGACGATTGAATTAAATTCATATTCACATTCTAACTCATACGGCAAGTAAGCCGAATATATTTTTAAAAGCTCTTCTTTTGTTTTCATTGTATGATGTTTTCAGGGTTAAGTATTGATTTTTTAGATATAGAGTAATCAATTTCAGATTTACCAACAATCTTTTTCTGCTGCTCCTGCTGTACTAGGTCACAGGCTGCGAAAATTGCCTGTTTA includes:
- a CDS encoding terminase small subunit, with translation MAKDMKDIEGRDPDGKFAKGNSIALGNSGGAPPIYSDPVEVKEKIDEYFEYIKGEFIMKPGERYSKTKNLDGTVTEVTETYEYEEWIRNPERPSVTGLAIFLGFESRQSMYDYEKKSVFSYIIKRGLLLIEDKYVGGLWLERPTGVIFALKNMGWSDKTEIEQTSKNINYDIGGLSDEEKQSLFELSLKIKDED